The proteins below are encoded in one region of Hordeum vulgare subsp. vulgare chromosome 3H, MorexV3_pseudomolecules_assembly, whole genome shotgun sequence:
- the LOC123444186 gene encoding glycosyltransferase BC10-like, which yields MPPRPTPAPGQLLPRPLMPGAKRPAAPWALALPAGRRARARLCLRLAAPLSFLLLLAAFLRTQPPAAPLAALPPSAGPGKVAFLFLARAGLPLDFLWDAFFRNGEEGRFSVYVHSAPGFVLDRTTTGSPYFYGRQLARAVKVAWGEPTMVQAEKMLFAAALEDPANQRFVLLSDSCVPLYNFSYTYTYLMGSPKSIVDSFTDKAEKRYNPNMSPVIRKDKWRKGSQWVMLIRKHAEVVVGDKHVFQVFRKHCKMVVTNALLGQKLVNARRLGFVFRQKQILKGAAQEEHDCIPDEHYVQTLFSIKGLEDELERRTLTYTSWNQSSLDPKDKMTWHPTTFEYDAASPEQINAIKSIDHVNYEVEHRTEWCQSNGTSVPCFLFARKFSYGAAMHLLEDGAFGLLKSAQLLVNF from the exons ATGCCGCCGAGGCCCACGCCGGCGCCGGGTCAGCTGCTGCCGCGCCCGCTGATGCCGGGGGCCAAGAGGCCGGCCGCCCCGTGGGCGCTGGCCCTCCCGGCCGGCCGCCGCGCGCGCGCCCGCCTCTGCCTCCGCCTCGCCGCGCCGCTCTccttcctgctcctcctcgcggcGTTCCTCCGCACCCAGCCCCCCGCCGCGCCGCTCGCCGCGCTGCCGCCCTCCGCGGGGCCCGGGAAGGtggccttcctcttcctcgcccgCGCCGGCCTGCCGCTCGACTTCCTCTGGGACGCCTTCTTCCGC AatggggaggaggggaggttcTCGGTGTACGTGCACTCGGCGCCGGGGTTCGTCCTCGACCGCACCACCACCGGATCGCCGTACTTCTACGGGCGTCAACTCGCGAGGGCCGTCAAG GTAGCGTGGGGCGAACCAACCATGGTCCAGGCGGAGAAGATGTTGTTCGCCGCTGCGCTTGAGGATCCCGCCAACCAGCGGTTTGTTTTGCTCTCGGATAG TTGTGTTCCTTTGTACAACTTCAGCTACACATATACTTACTTGATGGGTTCACCTAAAAGTATTGTGGATAG TTTCACTGACAAGGCAGAGAAGCGCTATAATCCAAACATGTCTCCCGTCATTCGAAAGGATAAATGGAGGAAAGGATCACag TGGGTAATGTTAATCAGAAAGCACGCAGAGGTTGTTGTTGGTGACAAGCATGTCTTTCAAGTATTCAGAAAGCATTGTAAG ATGGTTGTGACCAATGCTTTGCTTGGACAAAAGCTGGTGAATGCT AGACGACTAGGATTTGTATTTCGGCAAAAGCAGATATTG AAAGGAGCTGCCCAGGAGGAGCACGATTGTATTCCGGATGAACACTATGTGCAGACATTATTTTCT ATCAAAGGGCTGGAAGATGAACTTGAAAGAAGAACTTTGACCTATACATCATGGAACCAGTCATCTTTAGATCCTAAAGATAAAATGACTTGGCATCCAACAACATTTGAATATGATGCAGCAAGTCCTGAGCAGATCAATGCTATAAAG AGTATCGATCATGTGAATTATGAGGTGGAACACAGGACCGAGTGGTGCCAATCCAACGGCACATCGGTCCCATGTTTCTTATTTGCCAGAAAGTTCTCATACGGCGCCGCGATGCATCTGTTGGAGGATGGTGCTTTTGGTCTGCTAAAATCTGCTCAACTGCTGGTTAACTTTTAA
- the LOC123444187 gene encoding ERI1 exoribonuclease 2-like: protein MAKMAPIMAARGQGLGHQVQQDFDFFLVVDFEATCEKDARIYPQEIIEFPAVLVDGATGLIESAFRRYVRPRHRPVLTQFCRDLTGIRQEDVDGGVDLGEALWMHDAWLKAATAKAGNRRCVRLAVVTWGDWDCRTMLEFECRFKGIEKPSYFDRWINLRIPFQAAFGGGGRVNLQEAVRAAGLDWEGRLHCGLDDARNTARLLVEIMRRGVKIAITGSLAPIQKQPPSTSQCGGSSAPPLLLPIQQQPPHTRPCGGSSAPPLLLPIQQQQLPQPHISPCGGSSATCLCYCGVVTRGGGVPVLVPGPMQVNSFFGCGDWTPAMSFVWTN, encoded by the coding sequence ATGGCGAAGATGGCACCGATCATGGCGGCGCGCGGGCAGGGGCTGGGCCATCAGGTGCAGCAAGATTTCGACTTTTTCTTGGTGGTGGACTTCGAGGCGACTTGCGAGAAGGACGCTCGGATCTACCCGCAGGAGATCATTGAGTTTCCGGCCGTGCTCGTCGACGGCGCCACCGGCCTCATCGAATCCGCTTTCCGCAGGTACGTTCGCCCCAGACACCGGCCCGTGCTGACCCAGTTTTGCAGGGACCTCACCGGCATCCGGCAGGAGGACGTAGACGGCGGCGTGGATCTCGGCGAGGCGCTCTGGATGCACGACGCTTGGCTGAAGGCGGCAACGGCGAAGGCAGGGAACAGGAGATGCGTCCGCTTGGCCGTCGTGACCTGGGGGGACTGGGATTGTCGCACCATGCTGGAGTTCGAGTGTCGATTCAAGGGGATCGAGAAGCCCTCCTACTTTGATCGCTGGATCAACCTGAGGATCCCCTTCCAGGCGGCTTTCGGTGGCGGAGGGCGGGTCAACCTGCAGGAGGCGGTGCGGGCGGCGGGACTGGACTGGGAGGGCCGCCTGCACTGCGGACTCGACGACGCGCGCAACACGGCGCGGCTTCTTGTTGAGATCATGCGGCGCGGGGTCAAGATCGCCATCACCGGCTCGCTGGCGCCGATCCAGAAGCAGCCGCCTTCCACAAGCCAATGCGGTGGCTCATCGGCGCCACCGCTTCTGCTGCCGATCCAGCAGCAGCCGCCTCACACAAGGCCTTGCGGTGGCTCATCGGCGCCACCGCTTCTGCTGCCGATCCAACAGCAGCAGCTGCCGCAGCCTCACATAAGCCCCTGCGGTGGCTCCTCTGCGACGTGCTTGTGCTACTGCGGGGTGGTGACCAGAGGAGGCGGGGTGCCTGTGCTGGTGCCAGGGCCGATGCAGGTCAACAGCTTCTTTGGGTGCGGCGACTGGACGCCGGCCATGAGCTTCGTGTGGACCAATTGA